The proteins below come from a single Eucalyptus grandis isolate ANBG69807.140 chromosome 3, ASM1654582v1, whole genome shotgun sequence genomic window:
- the LOC104438204 gene encoding glucan endo-1,3-beta-glucosidase 13, which translates to MGRGFRLIFATSLLLMLLDLCRGSTIGICYGRNADDLPTPDKVAQLVKLHNIKYLRIYDSNIQVLKAFANTGVQLIIGISNSDLLPFSQFQSNADTWLKNSILPYYPATKITYITVGAEATEISSNVTALVVPAMQNIFTALRKVGLHKRIKVSTTHSLGVLSRSFPPSAGAFNSNYASFLKPLLIFLAENQSPFMIDIYPYYAYRDSPNNVSLDYALFESSSDVIDPNTGLLYTNMFDAQIDALYFALMALNFRTIKIMVTETGWPSKGSAKETAATPDNAQTYNTNLIRHVINDTGTPAKPGEALDVYIFSLFNENRKPGLDSERNWGLFYPDETSVYNLDFTGRGSVDVITGANITSSNGTTWCIASANASEIELQKGLDWACGSGNVDCSAIQPSQPCYEPDTLVSHASFAFNSYYQQNGATDVACSFGGAGLKVDKNPSYDKCLYMTAGSNKTATSNATAISSTSSSQAGEVHILALSSTIMTFFLSFILIIGNI; encoded by the exons ATGGGAAGAGGGTTCAGGCTTATCTTTGCCACTTCGCTGTTGCTTATGCTTCTGG ACCTGTGCAGAGGAAGCACGATCGGTATATGCTATGGTAGAAATGCGGATGACCTCCCAACACCTGACAAAGTGGCGCAATTGGTTAAGCTTCACAACATCAAGTACCTCAGGATTTACGACTCTAACATTCAGGTTCTCAAGGCCTTTGCAAACACAGGAGTTCAGCTCATCATTGGTATTTCAAACTCAGACCTATTGCCGTTCTCTCAGTTCCAATCAAACGCCGACACTTGGCTGAAGAACAGCATCCTCCCATATTATCCTGCCACAAAGATCACGTACATCACTGTTGGCGCCGAGGCAACAGAAATTTCCAGCAATGTCACTGCCCTTGTGGTACCGGCAATGCAAAACATATTTACAGCCTTGAGAAAAGTCGGTCTACACAAAAGAATCAAAGTCTCCACGACCCATTCTCTTGGAGTTCTATCTAGATCCTTTCCGCCTTCAGCAGGTGCTTTTAATAGTAACTACGCATCTTTCTTGAAACCCCTTCTGATATTTCTCGCTGAGAACCAATCTCCtttcatgattgacatctaCCCTTACTATGCCTATCGAGATTCGCCAAACAATGTCTCTCTAGACTATGCCCTATTTGAGTCATCCTCGGACGTGATTGATCCAAACACTGGGTTGCTCTACACCAACATGTTTGATGCCCAGATAGATGCTCTTTACTTTGCCCTCATGGCTTTGAACTTCCGGACCATCAAAATCATGGTCACTGAAACAGGATGGCCATCTAAAGGTTCTGCTAAAGAAACTGCTGCAACTCCAGATAATGCTCAGACTTACAACACAAACTTGATCCGTCACGTGATTAATGACACGGGCACTCCTGCAAAGCCTGGTGAAGCGTTGGATGTGTATATCTTTTCGCTTTTCAATGAAAACAGGAAGCCTGGTTTGGATTCTGAGAGGAACTGGGGGCTATTTTATCCTGATGAGACGAGTGTGTACAATTTGGACTTCACTGGAAGAGGCTCTGTGGATGTGATAACCGGAGCTAATATCACTAGTTCTAATGGAACTACGTGGTGCATTGCTTCGGCTAATGCATCAGAAATTGAATTGCAGAAAGGCTTAGACTGGGCCTGTGGATCAGGAAATGTGGACTGTTCTGCGATTCAACCTAGCCAACCGTGTTATGAGCCGGACACCTTGGTTTCTCATGCCTCATTCGCCTTCAACAGTTATTACCAGCAAAATGGCGCTACAGATGTTGCTTGTAGCTTTGGAGGGGCAGGATTAAAAGTTGACAAGAACCCAA GTTATGACAAATGCCTTTATATGACTGCCGG GAGCAACAAAACCGCTACAAGCAATGCGACGGCcatttcttcaacttcttcctCCCAGGCAGGTGAAGTCCATATCTTGGCATTAAGCTCCACTATTATGACATTTTTCCTGTCATTTATTTTGATCATCGGCAACATCTAA